Sequence from the Streptosporangium brasiliense genome:
GCGCTGAGCGCCTTGGCGGCCGGGCCGCCGCTGGTCAGCTCCTGCGCGGCGACCAGGTCCCGGCCCTTGGCGAGGGCCCGTACGGCCTGCCCCGAGGAGGCGTTGGTCACCCCCACGTTGAGCGTGGCCACCGACAGGTCGCTCGGCCCGCCCGGCGGGGTGCGCAGCACCGTGGGGCCGAACATGACCCCCCACACGGCGGCCGGGAGCAGCGCCGCGACGATCACCTGCCACGAGCGGGTGAACAGCGCCCCGACCAGCAGGACCGGTACGGCGACGCCGAGCCAGGGGAGCAGGCTCTCCAGCACGGGCGTGAACCCGCCCAGCTCCGGCAGGAGCCGGTGGCCGCCGAGGAGCAGGGCCAGCGCCCCCGCCACCACGATGATCGATCGTCTCAGCACACCACGCTCCCTCGTCCGGCGCCGGGGGCTTCCCCCGCCCCGAGATGCGTACGCTACCGGCCCCGCGCCGGGGGTGCGGGGCTTGGTGCTTCGGCGGTGAGTCGATAGCCTTCTCCCCGGAGAGAAACGGAACATCATTCGGTTTCGTCGGCGCGGAAGGACGGTCTCGGGATGCGTATCGGTATGGCCCTGAACTACTCGGGGGGCTTCAAGGAGACGGTGGCCGCGCTGGCCGACTACGAGAAGGCGGGTCTCGACATCGTCTTCGTCGCCGAGGCCTACAGCTTCGACGCGGTCAGCCAGATGGGCTACATCGCGGCCAGGACCGAGCGCCTGCAGATCGCCTCCGGCATCCTGCCGATCTACTCCCGCACGCCCACCCTGCTGGCCATGACCGCCGCGGGCATGGACTACGTCTCCGACGGCCGCTTCACCCTCGGCCTGGGCGCCTCGGGCCCCCAGGTCGTCGAGGGCTTCCACGGCGTGCCGTACACCGCCCCGCTGGGCCGCACCCGCGAGGTCGTCGAGATCTGCCGCCAGGTCTGGAGGCGTGAGCGCCTGACCTACGAGGGCAAGCACTACACCGTCCCGCTCCCCGCGGACCAGGGCACCGGCCTGGGCAAGCCCCTGAAGATCATCAATCACCCCGTCCGTGACCGCATCCCCATCGTGATCGCCGCCATCGGTCCCAAGAACGTCGAGCTCTCCGCGGAGCTGGCCGAGGGCTGGGAGCCGATCTTCTACATGCCGGAGAAGGCCGCCGCCGTCTGGGGCGCCTCGCTGGCCGCGGGCAAGGCCAGGCGCGACCCGGCCCTGGGGGAGCTGGACGTCATCGCCCAGGCGCCGCTGGCCATCGGCGACGACGTGTCGGACTGGCTGGAGCTGGGCCGCCCGATGGCCGCCCTCTACATCGGCGGCATGGGCGCCAAGGGCAAGAACTTCTACAACGACCTCGCCCGCCGCTACGGCTACGAGAAGGAGGCCGAGCAGATCCAGAACCTCTATCTCGACGGCAAGAAGGACGAGGCCGCCGCGCTCGTCCCGCAGGAACTGCTGGAGAAGATGTCCCTGATCGGCTCCGAGGGCCACGTCCGCGAGCGCCTCCAGGCGATGAGGGAGTCGGGCGTCACGACCGTCAACGTCGCCCCGCTCGGCCGTACGCACGAGGAGCGGGTCCGGCTCATCGAGAAGGTGAGGGATCTGGCGTCCTGACGCATCCCCGTGCGGGGTCCCGGCTCCGCCGGGGCCCCCGCCGTCTTTCCGGCCGTGGTCTCCCGCCGGACCGGCCGGTCCCGAACGGGACTCCTCTCCGATTCGAAGTGTGATGTGCATCACACTTCGAATCGGAATATACGCATCGAACGATGATGTTGTACTCCGCCGTGAGGTTCTTCCCGGTGATCGTGTGGCTCGTCGAGCGGCTCCACGTCGACCTGTGCCGTCTCAGCAGCCAGCTCTGTCGCTGAACACCGTTCCCGTCTCCCTTTTCCTCACTCCGCATGTCCGTGTCCGCTCCGGCATGCCCTTCTACGGAGTCCCCGTTCATGAAGAGGTTCTCTTTCTCCCTGCAGTTGCTGCTGGGACTGGTGGTCGGCATAGCCCTCGGGTTCGTCGCCCGCGCCGGTGACGTCACCTGGCTCACCGCCACGCTGACCGAGGTCGGCAAGATCTTCGTCCAGCTCCTCAAACTCGCGGTCCCGCCGCTGGTCTTCACCGCGGTCGTCGTCAGCGTGGCCAACCTGCGCAACGTCAACGGAGCTGCCAGGCTCGCGGGCAAGACACTGCTGTGGTTCCTGGCCACCTCGCTGATCGCCGTGGCCTTCGGCATCGGGCTCGGGCTGGTCCTCAACCCTGGGCAGGGCGTCAACATCGCCACCGAGGGCGCCAAGGCCGTGGACCTGGAAGGCGCCGGCACCTGGGTCGACTTCCTGACCGGCATCGTCCCGACCAACATCGTCACCGCCTTCACCGAGCTCAACGTCCTCCAGATCGTCTTCCTGGGAGTCGTCCTCGGCGCCGCCGCCATGGCCGTCGGGGAGAAGGCGGAGCCGTTCCTCGACTTCAGCCGCTCGGTCCTCGAACTGGTCCAGAAGGCCCTGTGGTGGGTCATCCGGCTGGCCCCGATCGGCACGGCCGGTCTCATCGGCAAGTCCGTGGCCAGCTACGGCTGGGACCTGCTCGCCCCGCTCGCCAAGCTCAGCGCGGGCGTCTACATCGGCTGCCTGCTGGTGCTCCTGGTGAGCTACCCGCTGCTGCTGGCCTTCGTCGGCAAGGTCAGCCCGATCACCTTCTACCGCAAGGCCTGGCCCGCCATCGAGCTGGCCTTCGTCTCCCGCTCCTCGGTCGGGACCATGCCGCTCACCCAGCGCGTCACCACCGACCGCCTGGGCGTGGACCGCGACTACGCCTCCTTCGCGGTGCCGTTCGGCGCGACCACCAAGATGGACGGCTGCGCCGCGATCTACCCGGCGCTCGCCGCGATCTTC
This genomic interval carries:
- a CDS encoding dicarboxylate/amino acid:cation symporter, whose protein sequence is MKRFSFSLQLLLGLVVGIALGFVARAGDVTWLTATLTEVGKIFVQLLKLAVPPLVFTAVVVSVANLRNVNGAARLAGKTLLWFLATSLIAVAFGIGLGLVLNPGQGVNIATEGAKAVDLEGAGTWVDFLTGIVPTNIVTAFTELNVLQIVFLGVVLGAAAMAVGEKAEPFLDFSRSVLELVQKALWWVIRLAPIGTAGLIGKSVASYGWDLLAPLAKLSAGVYIGCLLVLLVSYPLLLAFVGKVSPITFYRKAWPAIELAFVSRSSVGTMPLTQRVTTDRLGVDRDYASFAVPFGATTKMDGCAAIYPALAAIFVAQVFDIPLGVGQYLLIAFVSVVGSAATAGLTGAVVMLTLTLSTLGLPLEGVGLLLAIDPILDMIRTATNVAGQLVVPVLVARSEGRLDESVFNAPPQPLDEAPAAVLRGPEPVPA
- a CDS encoding LLM class F420-dependent oxidoreductase yields the protein MRIGMALNYSGGFKETVAALADYEKAGLDIVFVAEAYSFDAVSQMGYIAARTERLQIASGILPIYSRTPTLLAMTAAGMDYVSDGRFTLGLGASGPQVVEGFHGVPYTAPLGRTREVVEICRQVWRRERLTYEGKHYTVPLPADQGTGLGKPLKIINHPVRDRIPIVIAAIGPKNVELSAELAEGWEPIFYMPEKAAAVWGASLAAGKARRDPALGELDVIAQAPLAIGDDVSDWLELGRPMAALYIGGMGAKGKNFYNDLARRYGYEKEAEQIQNLYLDGKKDEAAALVPQELLEKMSLIGSEGHVRERLQAMRESGVTTVNVAPLGRTHEERVRLIEKVRDLAS
- a CDS encoding putative leader peptide, with product MMLYSAVRFFPVIVWLVERLHVDLCRLSSQLCR